Below is a window of Paramagnetospirillum magneticum AMB-1 DNA.
AAAGCGGCGCCGACGATTTCGTCGCCAAGTCCGAGGACCCGGAGATCCTGCTGCTGCGGGTGCACAACCTGCTGCGCAAGGCCCGGCGCGAGGCGGTCAACGTGGAGGTCGGCCGCTCGCTGTTCCGCCGCGCCCGGGTGCTGATCATCGACGACAGCATGACCTACCGCGAGAGCCTGGCCCAGGAGCTGACCGACGAAGGCTGCGACGTCACCCAGGTCACCAGCGGCGTGGACGGGCTGCGCCTGCTGGCCGAAAGCGACTTCGACTGCGTCATGGTCGACATGGTGATGCCGGGAATGGACGGCATCGCCGTCTGCAAGGAACTGTCCAAGCTGCGCTCCGACAACGATGCGCCGCTGGTGGTCCTGATGCTCTCGGCCTACGAGCACAAGGAGAACGTCGCCCGCGCCCTCGAGGCCGGGGCCGACGACTTCGTGGGCAAGTCCACCGAGATGAGCCTGCTGCGCGCCCGCCTGCGCGCCCTGCTGCGCCGCAAGTTCCTGCTGGAGCAGAACCAGCGCATCGTCGAGGAAATCCGACTGCGCGAGATGGAGACTCTGCGCGCCAAGGCGGAAAAGGAGGCTGCCGAGGCCCGCGCCGCCTTGGCCGAGGGCCTGGCCCGCGCCAATCGCGAGCTGGAGGAGGCCAACGCCAAGCTGCGCGAGACCCAGGTGCATCTGATCCAGTCGGAAAAGATGGCGTCGCTGGGGCAGTTGGTGGCCGGTATCGCCCACGAGATCAACAATCCCCTGTCCTTCGCGCTGTCCAACGTCTTTTCCATCGAGAACTGGCTGGCGGCGGTGATGACCGAGGCGGCGCCCTGCCTGTCGGAGGACCACCTGGTCAAGCTGGACAAGGCCAGGAAGCGCATCGCCGATACCGGCCAGGGGCTCGAGCGGGTGCGCGAGCTGGTGGTCAAGCTCCGGACCTTCTCGCGCCTGGACGAGGGCGAGTTCAAGACCGTCGACATCAAGGAGGCGGTGGAGTCCGTCCTCCTGTTCCTGCGCCACAAGATGAGCGATCGCATCGAGGTCCGGCGCAACTTTGCCGAGGACAACATGCTGGCCTGCTATGCCGGTCAGCTCAATCAGGTGATCATGAACGTGGTGGCCAATGCCGTCGACGCCATCGAGGGCAAGGGTGTCATCACGGTGCGCACCTTCCGCCAGGACGGCATGTTCGCCATCGCGGTGTCCGACACCGGCAGCGGCATCCCGCCGGAAATCCAGGAACGCATTTTCGACCCCTTCTTCACCACCAAGCCGGTAGGGCAGGGGACGGGGCTGGGATTATCCATTTCCTATGGCATCATCAAGAGCCATGACGGTCGTATCGAGGTGTCGAGCCATCCGGGCCAGGGAACCGAAATCCGGATCCTGATCCCCATCAACCTGGTAGGGACTTGAAACTCATGAGCGCTTCCCGGACCGGGCCGAAGGAAAATGTACTGGTCGTCGATGACGAGCCACAGATTCTGATCGCCATCACCGACCTGCTGGAGGACGAGTTCCAGGTGTGGACCGCCAATGACGGTCCCTCGGCGCTGGAGCTCCTCAAGGAGCACGAGATGGCGGTGATCCTCTCGGATCAGCGCATGCCGGGCATGAGCGGCGCGGAATTCCTGGGCCAGGCCCGCGTGCTGTCCGACGCTACCCGCGTGCTGGTTACCGGCTATTCCGACCTGGATGCGCTGGTCAGCGCCGTCAATCTCGGTCAGATCCACGCCTATCTCTCCAAGCCCTGGAATCCGCTGGAGCTTCGGGTCGTGGTGCGGACGGCCGCCGATCGCTGGCGTCTGGACCGTACTCTCCAGCAAGAGCGCACACTGATGCTGGCGCTGATGAACAACATTCCCGATGCGGTGTTCATCAAGGATCTGCAGCTCAAGTTCTCGCGGGTCAACCAACCCCAGGCCCGGCTGACTGGGCTGGCAGATCCCAGCGATCTGGTGGGGCAGCGCCTGTCTGAACTTTTGGAATCCGATCACGCCCGGACCGTGGAGGCCGAGGAGCGTGCCATTCTGGACCAGGGCGTCGGCCAGCTGGATCGGTTGGAATCAGTGACGGACCAGGACGGAAACGCGCTTTGGTATTCGGTGACCAAGGTGCCTATCCGCCAGGGCGACGAGGTGGTGGGGCTGGCCGGCATTGCCCGCGACGTCACGGCGCGCAAGCAGGCCGAGGACTATCTCCGCCGCGCTCATGACGAATTACAGCAGGCGGTGGAAGAGCGGACCCGCTGGCTCCAGAAGGAGATCAGCCGCCGCGCCCAGGCGGAGGAGCAGGCCCAGGCGGCCCGCGAGGCGGCCGAGGCAGCATCTCGGGCCAAGACCATTTTCCTGGCCAATATGAGCCACGAACTGCGCACGCCGCTCAATGCCATCATCGGCTTTTCCGAATTGGCCAATTCCATCATGGGCAAGGCCGACATGGACCGTTATGGCGGCTTTCTCGACAACATCTCGGAATCGGCCCATCACCTGCTGCGGGTGATCAGCGATATTCTCGACGTGTCCCGCGTCGAGGTGGGCAAGGTCATCCTGCGCGAAAGCGTGGTGGACGTGGCCGAGGCGGTGCGGGCCGCCATGCGCCTGGTCAGCCATGTGGTGTCCAACAAGCGCCAATCCCTGACCTTCAGCCCCCAGGACGGCCTGCCGCTGATTCGCGCTGACGAAAGGCTGATGAAGCAGATCGTCCTGAACCTGCTCTCCAACGCAGCCAAGTTCACGCCGGAATCCGGCAATATCCGCGTCGCCGCCAATCTGGTGGACGGCTGCGTCACCGTCGAGGTGGAAGACGACGGCGTCGGCATCGCCGCCGAGGACATCGCCATGGTGCTGCAGCCCTTCGGCCAGGCGGAGAACGCCATCAGCCCCAAGCACGAAGGCACCGGACTCGGCCTACCCCTGGCCAAGGGCTTCATGGAGCTGCACGGCGGCAGCCTGACCCTGGAAAGCCGGGTGGGTGAGGGGACCAAGGTGATGCTGACCTTCCCCGCCTCCTGCGTGGTGACGGAATAGAAAAAGGGCCGCCCGATCCGGGCGGCCCTTGAAGGTTCAGGGGCGTTGCTTTCAGCCGGCCTTGCGCTTGTTGGCCGAGTGCACCGACATGGCCAGGCCGTCGTCGTGCATGGTGGTGGCGTCTTCGGGATAGGCGCCGATCTGGTGGATGGACAGGTCGGCACCGGCGAATTCCTCCTCATCGCTGAGGCGGATGCCCAGGGTGGCCTTGAGGCCGCCATAGACCGCCAGGCCACCGGCCAGGCCAAAGGCGGCGCCCATGACCGTCCCGGTGACCTGGGCGCCCAGGCTGACGCCGCCTAGGCCGCCCAGGGCTTCCTGACCGAACACGCCGCAGGCGATGCCGCCCAGGAAGCCGCACATGCCGTGCAGCGCCCAGACACCCAGAACGTCGTCGATCTTGAATTTGGCTTGGCACAGGTTGAACAGCCAGACGAACATGGCGCCGGCGATGCCGCCAGTGACCAGGGCGCCCACGGGATGCATGACGTCGGACCCGGCGCAGACCGCCACCAGACCGGCCAGGGCGCCGTTGTGGATGAAGCCGGGGTCGTTGCGGCCCACCAGCAGGCTGGTGACGATGCCGCCCACCATGGCCATCAGCGAGTTGATGGCCACCAGCCCGGAAATGTCGGCGATCACCTGGGCGCTCATGACGTTGAAGCCGAACCAGCCCACCGACAGAACCCAGGCGCCCAGCGCCAGGAAGGGGATGTTGGAGGGGGGGAAGGCCACCAGCCGTCCGTCCTTGCGGTAACGGCCCAGGCGCACGCCCAGCATCAGCACGGCGGCCAGACCGATCCAGCCGCCCACCGCATGCACCACCACCGAACCGGCGAAGTCATGGAAGGCGAAGCCGAACCAGCCCTTCATCAGGTCCTGAAAGCCGAAGCGGGTGCCCCACACCATGCCCTCGAACAGGGGATAGACCAGCCCCACCAGCACGGCGGTGGCCATCAGCTGGGTGGTGAACTTGGCACGCTCGGCGATGCCGCCCGACACGATGGCGGGAATGGCGGCGGCGAAGGTGGCCAGGAAGAAGAACTTGACCAGGTCATAGCCCGAGGCGGCGAAGGCGCTGCCGGTCTTGCCGATCAGCACGTCGGCGCCCACCAGGAAGGTGGTGCCGTAGGCCACGGAATAGCCCACGAAGAAATAGACGATGGTCGAGACCGCGAAATCCGACAGGATCTTGACCAGGGCGTTGACCTGATTCTTTTTCCTGACGGTTCCCACCTCGAGGAAGGCAAAGCCGGAGTGCATGGCCAGAACCATCACCGCCCCCAAGAGGATGAACAATACATCTGCGCCTGTCTTCGTGGTCTCCATTGGATTCCTCTGCCCAAAAATGCTGCCGCCGCCGCGGGATGGCGGCGCGGCTTCAAGATGCATGCCAAGTGCCCGCTTTGGGCAATATCTTGAAAAAACAATGCATTGTCGTGTGCGGAAAAAATAGGCGCCAGAGCTGTGCTTAATATCCGCGCTGCCGATGGAGGCATCTGCACATTAAGTGGGCGTTGCGCCCGGAGGCGATTGCGCGGCCACCAGGGTGTGCTTAATTAATAAGCTAAAATCTTTACTGGTGAATATTTGAGCAGGGCGGCGACGGTCCCGATGAAACGCAAAACGCCGGTCCCAGGGGACCGGCGTTTGCGATGCTATTCCTCAAGGAGAGGAATGGCGCGAGTGACGGGGCTCGAACCCGCGACCTCCGGCGTGACAGGCCGGCGCTCTGACCAACTGAGCTACACCCGCGCGAGGGCCGGTGATATAGCAGCCGAATTCGGGGTGCGCAAGCCTCTTTCTTTCATCCATGTGAATCGACACCTCCGCACCTGACTCTTTAAGGTGGGGAACCGTGGCTCGTGGGGAGGTGATCGTGGCCGATATCGTCAATCTCAATAAGGTCCGCAAGGCCCGCGCCAAGGCCGAGGCCGAGGAGACCGCCCGCAACAACCGGGTGCGCTTCGGTCGGACCCGGCAGGAAAAGGAGGCGGCCCGCAAGGAGGCGGAACGCAAAGACCGGGACATGGACGGAAAGCAGCTCGACGAATGACGTCCTAAAGGTGTTTGGGACTTGCATCTTCTATTGTAGAGTATCGTTCAACCGGCGCTCCTTTGGTCCGACGCCGAATCCAGCGCGCGAAACAACGCCGCGATGACCGGGAGGCCGAATGTCACAGGCACCTGAAGCCGCCGGCGAGCGGATTCCGGCCGGATTGCACGCCGCTGAAGCCGCCGGCGAGCGGATTCCGGCCGGATTGCACGCCGCGTTGCTGCGTGATCTTCCCGATGTCCTTTACAGCGTCGATGCCGCCGGCCGCTTCATATGGGTTTCTCCCAACGCGGCCACGGTGTTCGGATACTCGGCCGAGGAACTGGTCGGCATGGAGGCGGCGGCCCTTTACGCCAAGCCCGAGGACCGTGTCGGAACCGTCAGGCGGATTCGCGACGCGGGCGGCCGTGCCGTCCGCTCCGAGGTCGAAATGCGCCGCAAGGACGGCATTTCCATTTGGGCGGCCATCTACGCCTGCGCCCTGATGGACGGGGAGGGCCGGATCACCGGCATCAACGGCGCCATCCGCGACATTACTGAGATCTGGCAGACCCGCAAGACCCTGGGCGACAGCGAGGACCGCTTCCGCCGCCTGTCCGACGTGGCGACCGAGGCCATCTGCATTCACTTCCAGGGCAAGATCATCGACATGAACAAGGCGTTCGAGACCTTGTTCGCCTATTCCCGCGATGAATTGCTGACCATGTGGGCCTGGGACGTCATTGATCCCCGCGACATCTCGCTGGCCAAGAGCATGGTCGCCCAGCAATACGAGGCGCCCTACGAGGTCAGGGGCATCCGCAAGGATGGCTCGGTCTTCCCCATGGAGATCCATTCCAAGCACAGCCGGATGGGCGGCGATTCCGTCCGCGTCACCTCCATCCGCGACCTGACGCAAAGCAAGAAGGCCGAGGCCAGCGTCCGCCTGCTGTCCCAGGCGGTGGAGCAAAGCCCGGTGGCGGTGGCGGTGGTTGGCGGCGATGGCATGGTTCAGTACGTCAATTCCGCCCACGCCTCCCTGACCGGCCACTCCTCCTCCGCCGTGGTGGGAAAGCCCCTGTCGGCGCTTTATCCCGGCAAGGCGGGCGCGATGCTGGGCGATTTCTGGCGGACATTGCTCGGCCAGGGGGAACTGCAGGGCGAGCTTCAGGTCAATCGGCAGGATGGCACCTGGCAGTGGCAGCAGGTCCACGGCTCCAAGGTGGCGACGCCGGGGGAAGAGGGGACCCATTATCTACTGCAGATCGAAGACGTCACCTTGCGCAAGGATCAGGAACGCAGGCTTCAGCATCAGGCCCTGTTCGATGGCCTGACCGACCTGCCCAACCGGGTTCATGCCCTGGACCGTCTGGCGCGTGAGATCGATATGGCCCGCGACCATGGACGCAAGGTGGGCCTGCTGTTCGTTGATCTGGATGGATTCAAGGCCATCAACGATTCCCTGGGGCACGAATACGGCGACGAATTGCTGGTCCTGGCCGCCGAACGCCTGCGTCAGGCCGCCGGGGACGGGGGCGTCGTCGCCCGATTCGGCGGCGATGAGTTCCTGGTGATCATGGGAGATATGGAGGATGGCGCCGCCGCCGGCGAAGTGGCGGCGGCGATCGTCGATCGCTTCTCCCAGCCCTTCACCATCAGCCGGCGCGACCTGATCTCCACCGCCAGCATCGGGCTGGCTCTTTATCCCGAGGACGGCCGGACCCAGCAGACGCTGTTGCGCAACGCCGATATCGCCATGTATCAGGCCAAGCTGGCCGGGCGGAACCGCTTCTGCTTCTTTACCAGCCGTATGAACGAGGAGGCCGAGGCCCGGCTGCGCATGGAGGGCGAGTTGCGCCGCGCCGTGGGCACCGACCAATTCCATCTGGTC
It encodes the following:
- a CDS encoding DUF4169 family protein — translated: MADIVNLNKVRKARAKAEAEETARNNRVRFGRTRQEKEAARKEAERKDRDMDGKQLDE
- a CDS encoding hybrid sensor histidine kinase/response regulator; the protein is MSASRTGPKENVLVVDDEPQILIAITDLLEDEFQVWTANDGPSALELLKEHEMAVILSDQRMPGMSGAEFLGQARVLSDATRVLVTGYSDLDALVSAVNLGQIHAYLSKPWNPLELRVVVRTAADRWRLDRTLQQERTLMLALMNNIPDAVFIKDLQLKFSRVNQPQARLTGLADPSDLVGQRLSELLESDHARTVEAEERAILDQGVGQLDRLESVTDQDGNALWYSVTKVPIRQGDEVVGLAGIARDVTARKQAEDYLRRAHDELQQAVEERTRWLQKEISRRAQAEEQAQAAREAAEAASRAKTIFLANMSHELRTPLNAIIGFSELANSIMGKADMDRYGGFLDNISESAHHLLRVISDILDVSRVEVGKVILRESVVDVAEAVRAAMRLVSHVVSNKRQSLTFSPQDGLPLIRADERLMKQIVLNLLSNAAKFTPESGNIRVAANLVDGCVTVEVEDDGVGIAAEDIAMVLQPFGQAENAISPKHEGTGLGLPLAKGFMELHGGSLTLESRVGEGTKVMLTFPASCVVTE
- a CDS encoding response regulator, whose protein sequence is MNDDHLILIVEDSVTQALKLQLVMEQEGFQTVCAHSGEEALEQINRCRPSLIIVDYHLPGIQGDELCRQIHMDITTRSIPLMMLTADETSAAELHGLESGADDFVAKSEDPEILLLRVHNLLRKARREAVNVEVGRSLFRRARVLIIDDSMTYRESLAQELTDEGCDVTQVTSGVDGLRLLAESDFDCVMVDMVMPGMDGIAVCKELSKLRSDNDAPLVVLMLSAYEHKENVARALEAGADDFVGKSTEMSLLRARLRALLRRKFLLEQNQRIVEEIRLREMETLRAKAEKEAAEARAALAEGLARANRELEEANAKLRETQVHLIQSEKMASLGQLVAGIAHEINNPLSFALSNVFSIENWLAAVMTEAAPCLSEDHLVKLDKARKRIADTGQGLERVRELVVKLRTFSRLDEGEFKTVDIKEAVESVLLFLRHKMSDRIEVRRNFAEDNMLACYAGQLNQVIMNVVANAVDAIEGKGVITVRTFRQDGMFAIAVSDTGSGIPPEIQERIFDPFFTTKPVGQGTGLGLSISYGIIKSHDGRIEVSSHPGQGTEIRILIPINLVGT
- a CDS encoding ammonium transporter; this encodes METTKTGADVLFILLGAVMVLAMHSGFAFLEVGTVRKKNQVNALVKILSDFAVSTIVYFFVGYSVAYGTTFLVGADVLIGKTGSAFAASGYDLVKFFFLATFAAAIPAIVSGGIAERAKFTTQLMATAVLVGLVYPLFEGMVWGTRFGFQDLMKGWFGFAFHDFAGSVVVHAVGGWIGLAAVLMLGVRLGRYRKDGRLVAFPPSNIPFLALGAWVLSVGWFGFNVMSAQVIADISGLVAINSLMAMVGGIVTSLLVGRNDPGFIHNGALAGLVAVCAGSDVMHPVGALVTGGIAGAMFVWLFNLCQAKFKIDDVLGVWALHGMCGFLGGIACGVFGQEALGGLGGVSLGAQVTGTVMGAAFGLAGGLAVYGGLKATLGIRLSDEEEFAGADLSIHQIGAYPEDATTMHDDGLAMSVHSANKRKAG
- a CDS encoding sensor domain-containing protein, which encodes MSQAPEAAGERIPAGLHAAEAAGERIPAGLHAALLRDLPDVLYSVDAAGRFIWVSPNAATVFGYSAEELVGMEAAALYAKPEDRVGTVRRIRDAGGRAVRSEVEMRRKDGISIWAAIYACALMDGEGRITGINGAIRDITEIWQTRKTLGDSEDRFRRLSDVATEAICIHFQGKIIDMNKAFETLFAYSRDELLTMWAWDVIDPRDISLAKSMVAQQYEAPYEVRGIRKDGSVFPMEIHSKHSRMGGDSVRVTSIRDLTQSKKAEASVRLLSQAVEQSPVAVAVVGGDGMVQYVNSAHASLTGHSSSAVVGKPLSALYPGKAGAMLGDFWRTLLGQGELQGELQVNRQDGTWQWQQVHGSKVATPGEEGTHYLLQIEDVTLRKDQERRLQHQALFDGLTDLPNRVHALDRLAREIDMARDHGRKVGLLFVDLDGFKAINDSLGHEYGDELLVLAAERLRQAAGDGGVVARFGGDEFLVIMGDMEDGAAAGEVAAAIVDRFSQPFTISRRDLISTASIGLALYPEDGRTQQTLLRNADIAMYQAKLAGRNRFCFFTSRMNEEAEARLRMEGELRRAVGTDQFHLVYQPLVAVATGRAVGVEALLRWSNPELGNVPPDRFIPQAETCGVIVAIGRMVLETACRDARRWVEDGHADLRLCINVSPRQFQDAGFLGDVRAALAGSGLSPANLELEITEGLLLTERGDVDTLLRTLTDMGVKLSIDDFGTGYSSLSYLERFPFDTLKIDRSFMIGMLERQERKVLVETIVAMASGLGLEVIAEGVETAEQMAHLAAINCDIAQGYLFSRPVPAGDISPLLDRVFR